In Dolichospermum flos-aquae CCAP 1403/13F, the following proteins share a genomic window:
- a CDS encoding aspartate/glutamate racemase family protein, protein MDKILGILGGMGPLASAEFVKTIYEYNIAGDKEQTAPRIMLNSNPSIPDRTSFLLKGNYDLLLRNLIESAHQLSDLQVSKIVICCFTSHYLLPYLPSNIREKIISLVDVCLQEVWSCKGRHLLLCTNGTYQLKIFQSSELWQMTADNIIIPDEQDQNAIHNMIYQIKVNKQSFDSATIFLKTLMNKYHVNSLISGCTEIHLLNRYIHSQNHQNQEYFDHSIFLDPLMIIATRLEKFLGENSFNLTTISA, encoded by the coding sequence ATGGATAAAATTTTAGGTATTTTGGGAGGAATGGGACCTTTAGCATCAGCAGAATTTGTGAAAACTATTTATGAGTACAATATTGCCGGAGACAAAGAACAAACCGCACCCAGAATTATGCTCAATTCTAATCCTTCCATTCCTGATAGAACAAGTTTTCTGCTCAAAGGGAATTATGATTTATTGTTGAGGAATTTGATTGAATCAGCCCATCAATTGAGCGATTTACAAGTTTCTAAGATTGTTATTTGTTGTTTTACATCTCATTATTTATTGCCATACTTACCCAGCAACATCAGGGAAAAAATCATTTCTTTAGTTGATGTTTGTTTACAAGAAGTGTGGAGTTGTAAAGGTCGTCATTTGCTTTTATGTACAAATGGAACTTATCAACTAAAAATATTCCAAAGTAGTGAATTATGGCAGATGACGGCGGATAATATTATTATTCCCGATGAACAAGACCAAAATGCCATCCATAATATGATTTATCAAATCAAGGTTAATAAACAAAGCTTTGATTCAGCTACTATTTTCTTGAAAACTCTTATGAATAAATATCATGTAAATTCCCTTATATCCGGTTGCACAGAAATCCACTTACTCAACCGCTATATTCACTCTCAAAACCATCAAAATCAAGAATATTTTGATCATAGTATTTTCTTAGATCCTCTGATGATTATTGCCACCAGATTAGAGAAATTCCTGGGTGAAAATTCATTCAATCTCACTACAATTTCTGCCTGA
- a CDS encoding non-ribosomal peptide synthetase produces MTDNTLLSTASETFVFPLSFSQERLWFLNQLEGANATYNMSAAIRLSGKINIQVLEKAINEILQRHEVLRTSFQILDSQTVQVISTDVDFTLHCINLEDLPATEREINVQKWMKKEAITPFDLSQSPLIRATLLQTDIQEYVLLVTMHHIISDAWSVGIVIRELSIIYRAFIESQPHALPELDIQYADFSQWQREWLQGDRLDKQLTYWKNYLAGVSPFLKLPTDHPRPPIQTFSGQNQRFAIGADLSIALKQLAQENGCTLFMVLFAAYATLLHRYSNQEDVVVGTSVANRSQPELETLIGFFVNTLVLRAKFEQNLTFLELLQQVKQGALESYTHQDLPFEQIVEALQPERNLSHSPIFQVWFVLQNTPTETLQLPDVTLTPLLSETQVAKFDLALSMSETKSGLTGMWQYNTDLFDADTIARMVGNFQVLLEAIATQPQEKINLLPLLTTQEQQLLNNWNHTAAPYPQDVCIHQIFEKQVMLTPDAVAVVYGEQQLTYQQLNDRANQLAHHLQSIGVGAEVLVGLCVHRSLEMIVGLLAILKAGGAYVPLDPNYPEERLAYILKDAAVSVLLIPESLEENLPPSYALVVYLDSDWQEIATQSCENPVPTVQPHNLAYVIYTSGSTGQPKGVLVTHQGIGNLALAQQNLFKVESDSRVLQFAAFGFDASVSEIFMALVSGAQLVLAPSQQIMPGVDLQRTIAHHGITHITLPPSALAILPPEQIPTLKQVIVAGEACPEPLARIWSQGRHFFNAYGPSEATVCATVAEVCFPAADNTNAVVPIGRAIANTQIYILDNALQLVPVGVPGEIYIGGVGIARGYSHQPQLTAAKFIENPFQAGRLYKTGDLARYLPDGNIEFLGRLDRQVKIRGFRIELSEIEAHLSQHPQIQETTVITREDPSGNQRLIAYLVSKDNTLTTSELRQFLKNRLPDYMVPNIFVMLDVMPLTPNGKIDHRSLPSPEQDLIEENNFVAPRTPTEQQIADIFAAVLKIEQVGIYNNFFELGGHSLLATQIISRFRETFQIELPLETIFKSPNVADLDVIIQEWLNNNSGTDSPLNQPLPPVVALPRDSSLPLSWGQERLWFLDQLEGSRVAYNIPMAIQLQGDLNIQALERAFQEIVHRHEILRTHFATVDGQPIQVIATASNFGLIQDSLKISSGDKLAIEIKQRLIQEAQTPFDLTQSPLIRALLLHTGENNYILLVTIHHIVSDGWSIRVMVNELSRLYTAFVQGLPSPLPPLTIQYADFVQWQRQWLQGDILERQLTYWKTYLLGAPPVLELPTDYPRAGVQTFRGSQQSFQLSGELIHQLKQLTQTTDTTLFMVLCSTFLILLNRYSGQDDMIVGTVMANRNRTEIEPLIGLFVNTLVLRTQFGEDATFIDILRQVQQGTLGGYAHQDVPFEKIVEVLQPERNLSHSPLFQVMFSLQNAASTSLDLPDVVSTPLKSEILTAKFDVTVSMVETESGLSGFWEYNTDLFKPETIAGMIGHFQILLAEIVTNAQECVSKLPLLTPQETHQLLVSWNHTEVDYNPDHCLHQQFEQQVERTPEAIALICQNQELTYRELNHRANQLAHYLQRQGIRPEMLVGICVERSLEMMVGLLGILKAGAAYIPLDPQYPPERLAFILSDSQLPLLLTQERLQGNLPSHGAKVICLDTDWADIAQENHTNLGTSVKGENLAYLIYTSGSTGQPKGVMIEHRQVANFFVGMDQRLGTQSSSHSTKTWLAVTTISFDISILELFWTLARGFKVVIQPEPEKTIAATVPATRIPEKTMEFSLFYFANDNDTGNDQRENRYKLLIEGAKFADGHGFTAVWTPERHFHEFGGIYPNPAVASAAIAAVTKQVKIRAGSVVLPLHQEIRVAEEWAFVDNLSHGRVGISFASGWQPNDFVLSPDNYQRRKSLLVEQIETVRKLWRGESITLKNGNGIPTEVRTFPKPIQAELPSWLTAAGNPETFRLAGELGLNVLTHLLGQGVEELAEKIKIYRQAWQQQGHPGNGHITLMLHTFVGDDEDTVREQVRIPLYNYLEQSMELIQKMLKGTQFEAQLDEFAPEDRKTLLSHAFERYFATSGLLGTPAKCLTMIDNLKAIGVDEVGCLIDFGVDVNSALSSLEKLNQVKKLSNSGVNPEDYGILNQIQRYQVSHLQCTPSLARMMTLMPNGIESLSCLQYLMLGGEALPPTLVKQLGTSINAHIYNMYGPTEATIWSSTAIVNHNDPKTSITIGKPIANTQIYILDQWLNPLPVGVPGELYIGGRGLARGYLNRPELTAKQFIQNPFESDRQARLYKTGDLARYLADGNIEFLGRVDYQVKLRGFRIELGEIEAVLSQHPQVQQAVVVLDGTEENQRLVGYIVPHSPLSSPTPHELSQFLLKTLPDYMMPSIFVSLEQMPLTPNGKINRRALPAPSAQSPSLKYIPPRTPVERQLTQIWSEVLHLDWIGIRDNFFELGGRSLLAVQLMSRVQKVFGQQLPLATLFQAPTIENLARQLVRSDSTQQSSCLIPIQPQGSKLPLFFIPGSGGSVVQFYELSRCLGLEQPFYGLQAQELDDQSQPLSRVEDMAIRYLEAIRSVQPQGPYILGGHSLGGKVAFEIARQLLAQGQEIKFLAIVDATAPVPIQQVFTPGDWHDAEWLNAIASGAAEALGITLDISSEMLNGLSPKEQFSHVENQFVQNGILAPEDSETQLKKLIELTKIQHTSAVNYQCSERLALPITLFKSAERVNNSIIFAGNSLLNEPTLGWDQFSTEPVVCHLIPGSHYSIMANPHVKELAAHLQGYLN; encoded by the coding sequence ATGACTGATAATACCTTACTCTCAACCGCATCAGAAACCTTTGTTTTTCCCTTGTCCTTTTCCCAAGAAAGACTATGGTTTCTTAACCAACTTGAAGGAGCTAATGCTACCTACAATATGTCTGCGGCAATTCGTTTAAGTGGAAAAATTAATATTCAAGTTCTAGAAAAAGCTATAAACGAAATTCTTCAACGTCATGAGGTGTTAAGAACGAGTTTTCAGATTCTCGATAGTCAAACAGTACAGGTAATTTCTACAGATGTAGATTTCACCCTACATTGTATTAATTTAGAAGATTTGCCCGCAACTGAACGGGAGATAAACGTTCAAAAATGGATGAAAAAGGAAGCTATCACACCTTTTGATCTATCTCAATCTCCCTTAATCAGAGCTACACTTTTACAAACTGATATTCAAGAATATGTACTGTTGGTGACAATGCACCATATTATCTCAGATGCTTGGTCTGTGGGTATTGTCATTCGAGAGTTGTCTATAATATACCGAGCTTTTATTGAAAGTCAGCCCCATGCGCTGCCAGAATTAGATATTCAATATGCTGACTTTTCCCAGTGGCAAAGGGAATGGCTGCAAGGAGACAGATTAGATAAACAGCTTACCTATTGGAAGAATTACTTAGCTGGTGTGTCGCCATTTCTCAAATTACCTACAGATCATCCTCGTCCACCAATTCAGACATTCTCAGGACAGAATCAGCGATTTGCAATTGGGGCTGATTTGAGCATTGCCCTGAAACAATTGGCACAGGAGAATGGTTGCACCTTATTTATGGTTTTGTTTGCGGCCTATGCCACATTACTCCATCGTTACAGTAATCAGGAAGATGTGGTGGTGGGTACATCTGTGGCCAATCGCAGCCAACCTGAACTAGAAACATTAATTGGCTTTTTTGTCAATACTTTAGTTCTCCGGGCAAAGTTTGAGCAAAATCTCACTTTCCTGGAACTGTTACAACAGGTAAAACAAGGGGCGCTAGAAAGTTACACCCATCAAGATTTACCCTTTGAACAAATTGTCGAAGCATTACAACCAGAACGAAATTTAAGCCATTCCCCGATTTTTCAGGTGTGGTTTGTGTTACAGAATACTCCCACTGAAACCTTACAACTACCAGATGTCACATTAACACCCTTGTTGTCTGAAACTCAGGTAGCTAAATTTGATTTAGCCTTATCAATGTCAGAAACCAAGTCAGGTTTGACAGGAATGTGGCAATATAACACAGATTTATTCGATGCTGATACCATAGCGCGGATGGTCGGGAATTTTCAGGTGTTGTTGGAGGCGATCGCTACCCAACCCCAGGAAAAGATTAACCTGTTACCACTGTTAACGACACAAGAACAACAACTGTTAAATAACTGGAATCATACAGCCGCTCCCTATCCACAAGATGTTTGCATTCATCAAATATTTGAAAAACAGGTGATGCTGACACCGGACGCTGTGGCGGTAGTATACGGAGAACAGCAACTCACATATCAACAATTAAACGATCGCGCAAACCAATTAGCCCATCATTTACAAAGTATAGGGGTTGGTGCAGAAGTATTAGTAGGACTTTGTGTACATCGTTCTCTGGAAATGATTGTGGGTTTGTTAGCAATTCTCAAAGCTGGTGGGGCTTATGTTCCCTTAGATCCCAATTATCCAGAAGAACGTTTAGCATACATCCTTAAAGATGCTGCGGTTTCCGTGTTGTTAATCCCCGAATCACTGGAGGAAAATTTGCCTCCCTCCTATGCCTTGGTAGTCTATTTAGATAGTGATTGGCAGGAAATTGCTACCCAAAGCTGTGAAAATCCTGTCCCCACAGTCCAACCCCACAACTTGGCCTATGTGATTTATACATCCGGTTCTACTGGTCAACCCAAGGGCGTTTTAGTAACTCATCAGGGTATTGGTAATCTGGCTCTAGCTCAACAAAACTTATTTAAAGTAGAAAGTGATAGTCGCGTCCTGCAATTTGCGGCTTTTGGTTTTGATGCTTCCGTTTCCGAAATCTTCATGGCCTTGGTATCTGGCGCTCAACTGGTATTAGCACCATCACAACAAATAATGCCCGGTGTAGATTTGCAACGGACGATTGCTCATCATGGTATTACTCACATTACCTTACCCCCTTCAGCCTTAGCAATTTTGCCCCCAGAGCAGATACCAACACTAAAACAGGTAATTGTCGCTGGAGAAGCCTGTCCTGAACCTCTGGCTCGAATTTGGAGTCAAGGGCGGCATTTTTTCAACGCCTATGGACCGAGTGAAGCTACAGTTTGCGCCACCGTGGCGGAAGTTTGTTTCCCAGCAGCGGACAACACTAATGCAGTAGTTCCCATTGGTAGAGCGATCGCTAATACACAAATTTATATTCTTGATAACGCCTTACAACTTGTACCAGTAGGAGTACCAGGGGAAATATATATTGGTGGTGTCGGTATAGCTAGGGGATATTCCCACCAACCGCAACTGACAGCCGCAAAATTTATCGAAAATCCCTTTCAAGCGGGAAGACTATATAAGACAGGGGATTTAGCCCGATATTTGCCCGATGGTAACATCGAATTTTTAGGTCGTCTTGACCGTCAAGTGAAAATTCGCGGGTTTAGAATTGAACTCTCAGAAATAGAAGCCCATTTAAGTCAGCATCCTCAAATACAGGAAACCACCGTTATTACCCGTGAAGACCCTTCGGGAAATCAACGATTGATAGCATATTTAGTGTCTAAAGACAATACCTTAACTACATCAGAATTAAGGCAGTTTCTCAAAAACAGGCTACCAGATTACATGGTGCCAAATATCTTTGTCATGTTGGACGTAATGCCATTAACACCAAATGGCAAAATTGATCATCGCAGCCTACCCTCTCCTGAACAAGATTTAATAGAGGAAAACAATTTTGTTGCGCCCCGTACACCGACAGAACAGCAAATTGCTGATATATTTGCGGCTGTTTTAAAAATAGAACAGGTAGGTATTTACAATAACTTCTTTGAACTCGGCGGACATTCGCTTTTAGCCACTCAAATTATCTCTCGATTTCGAGAAACTTTTCAAATCGAACTACCTTTAGAAACAATATTTAAATCACCAAATGTTGCTGATTTGGATGTAATTATTCAGGAATGGTTAAATAATAATTCCGGGACAGATTCACCTCTAAATCAACCTTTACCGCCTGTAGTTGCACTACCAAGGGATAGTTCCTTACCTCTAAGTTGGGGACAAGAACGTTTGTGGTTCTTAGATCAGTTAGAAGGGAGTAGAGTAGCGTATAACATTCCGATGGCAATTCAGTTGCAAGGAGATTTAAATATTCAGGCTTTAGAACGGGCATTTCAAGAGATTGTCCACCGTCATGAAATATTGCGAACTCACTTTGCCACTGTTGATGGCCAGCCCATACAAGTAATTGCCACAGCATCAAATTTTGGTTTAATTCAAGACAGCCTAAAAATAAGTTCTGGTGATAAATTAGCTATTGAAATTAAGCAAAGACTCATCCAAGAGGCGCAAACACCCTTTGATTTAACTCAGTCTCCTTTAATTCGGGCGTTACTACTGCACACAGGTGAAAATAACTATATTCTCCTTGTCACCATACATCACATTGTTAGCGATGGCTGGTCTATCAGAGTCATGGTAAACGAGTTATCCAGGCTCTATACTGCCTTTGTCCAGGGGTTGCCCTCTCCTTTACCACCTTTAACCATCCAGTACGCAGATTTTGTCCAGTGGCAACGTCAATGGTTACAGGGGGACATTCTGGAACGGCAGTTAACCTACTGGAAAACATACCTTTTAGGCGCTCCTCCAGTGCTGGAATTGCCTACTGATTATCCCCGTGCTGGGGTGCAAACCTTTCGCGGCTCACAGCAATCTTTTCAACTGTCTGGTGAATTGATTCATCAACTTAAACAACTTACCCAAACTACAGACACGACATTATTTATGGTGTTGTGTAGCACTTTCCTGATTTTACTCAATCGTTATAGTGGTCAGGATGACATGATAGTGGGAACTGTCATGGCTAATCGTAATCGCACTGAGATTGAACCTTTAATTGGTTTATTTGTGAATACGTTGGTGCTGCGAACTCAGTTTGGAGAAGATGCCACTTTTATAGATATTTTGAGGCAGGTACAGCAAGGAACACTTGGAGGATATGCCCATCAAGATGTACCATTTGAAAAAATTGTGGAAGTATTGCAACCAGAACGAAATCTCAGCCATTCACCTCTATTCCAGGTGATGTTTTCGTTGCAAAATGCAGCCAGCACTTCACTAGATTTACCAGATGTTGTTTCTACTCCCCTGAAGTCGGAAATCCTCACAGCAAAATTTGATGTCACTGTTTCAATGGTAGAAACTGAGTCTGGATTGTCTGGCTTTTGGGAGTACAACACAGATTTATTTAAACCAGAAACCATCGCTGGCATGATCGGCCATTTCCAGATATTGTTGGCGGAGATTGTCACCAATGCTCAAGAGTGTGTCAGTAAATTGCCCCTATTGACACCACAGGAAACACACCAGCTATTAGTTAGCTGGAATCATACAGAAGTTGACTATAACCCAGATCATTGTTTGCATCAACAGTTTGAACAACAGGTAGAGCGAACACCAGAAGCGATCGCCCTAATTTGCCAAAATCAGGAGTTAACTTACCGAGAACTCAATCACCGAGCAAATCAATTAGCACATTACTTACAGCGTCAAGGCATCAGACCAGAAATGTTAGTGGGTATTTGTGTAGAGCGATCGCTAGAAATGATGGTGGGGTTATTAGGAATTCTCAAAGCCGGCGCAGCATACATTCCCCTTGACCCACAGTATCCCCCAGAACGATTAGCTTTTATCCTCTCAGATAGCCAATTACCACTGTTATTAACCCAGGAACGTCTCCAGGGGAATTTACCTAGTCATGGGGCTAAGGTCATCTGTTTAGATACTGATTGGGCTGACATTGCCCAGGAAAATCACACTAATCTGGGGACATCGGTAAAAGGTGAAAACCTAGCCTATCTCATCTACACTTCTGGTTCAACTGGACAACCCAAAGGGGTGATGATTGAACATCGTCAAGTTGCTAATTTCTTTGTGGGCATGGATCAGCGACTAGGCACACAAAGCAGTTCTCACTCGACAAAAACCTGGCTGGCTGTGACAACTATTTCCTTTGATATCTCGATTCTGGAATTATTCTGGACATTGGCACGGGGGTTTAAGGTAGTTATTCAACCAGAGCCAGAGAAAACCATTGCGGCTACAGTTCCAGCGACACGGATACCAGAAAAAACAATGGAGTTTTCCCTGTTCTATTTTGCCAATGACAATGATACAGGCAATGATCAAAGAGAAAACCGTTACAAGTTGTTGATTGAAGGGGCTAAATTTGCTGATGGACATGGATTTACGGCAGTTTGGACACCAGAACGTCATTTCCATGAGTTTGGGGGGATTTATCCTAATCCGGCGGTGGCGAGTGCCGCGATCGCCGCAGTAACTAAACAGGTAAAAATTCGGGCTGGTAGTGTGGTTCTACCACTACATCAAGAAATTCGCGTCGCCGAAGAATGGGCTTTTGTAGATAATTTATCTCATGGTCGAGTGGGAATTTCTTTTGCCAGTGGTTGGCAACCCAATGACTTTGTACTATCTCCCGACAATTATCAACGTCGTAAATCACTCCTCGTGGAACAGATCGAAACTGTCCGCAAACTTTGGCGAGGGGAATCTATCACCCTCAAAAATGGCAATGGTATTCCCACAGAAGTTAGAACTTTCCCTAAACCAATTCAAGCCGAATTACCAAGTTGGTTAACTGCTGCTGGTAATCCCGAAACCTTCCGATTAGCAGGAGAGTTGGGTTTAAATGTGCTGACACATCTTTTAGGACAAGGTGTGGAAGAACTGGCAGAAAAAATTAAAATTTATCGTCAGGCCTGGCAACAACAAGGACATCCGGGTAATGGTCATATTACTTTGATGCTACATACCTTTGTTGGCGATGACGAAGACACAGTGCGGGAACAGGTACGTATTCCCCTGTATAATTATTTAGAGCAATCTATGGAACTAATTCAAAAGATGCTCAAAGGAACTCAATTTGAGGCGCAGCTTGATGAATTTGCCCCAGAGGATCGAAAGACTTTGCTATCCCATGCCTTTGAGCGTTATTTTGCCACCAGTGGACTATTAGGAACTCCTGCCAAATGTTTGACGATGATTGACAATCTTAAAGCCATTGGTGTTGATGAAGTGGGATGTTTAATTGATTTTGGCGTAGATGTTAATTCGGCCTTATCTAGTTTAGAAAAGCTCAATCAAGTCAAAAAACTGAGTAATAGTGGTGTTAATCCTGAAGATTATGGTATTTTGAACCAAATTCAGCGCTATCAAGTATCCCATCTTCAATGTACTCCTTCTTTAGCCAGAATGATGACGTTGATGCCCAATGGTATTGAGAGCTTGAGTTGTTTACAATATTTAATGTTGGGTGGAGAAGCGTTACCACCAACTTTAGTTAAACAGTTGGGAACATCTATCAATGCCCATATTTACAATATGTATGGACCAACTGAAGCGACTATTTGGTCATCTACGGCAATTGTGAATCACAATGATCCGAAAACCAGTATTACCATTGGTAAACCCATAGCCAATACTCAGATTTATATTTTGGATCAATGGTTAAATCCTCTGCCTGTGGGAGTTCCAGGAGAGTTATATATTGGAGGCAGGGGTTTAGCTAGGGGATACTTAAACCGTCCTGAGTTGACAGCAAAGCAATTTATACAGAATCCTTTTGAGAGCGATAGGCAAGCTCGTCTTTATAAAACAGGTGATTTAGCCCGATATTTAGCTGATGGAAATATAGAATTTTTGGGGCGTGTTGACTATCAAGTTAAGCTGCGAGGATTCCGCATTGAATTAGGGGAAATTGAAGCGGTACTGAGTCAACATCCCCAGGTTCAGCAAGCGGTGGTCGTCCTAGACGGAACAGAGGAAAATCAGCGCCTTGTGGGTTACATTGTTCCCCATTCCCCATTGTCTTCACCCACTCCCCATGAGTTATCTCAATTCCTCCTCAAGACCCTACCTGATTACATGATGCCGAGTATTTTTGTCTCACTTGAGCAAATGCCCTTAACCCCCAATGGCAAAATTAACCGTCGGGCGTTACCAGCACCATCGGCTCAAAGTCCGTCATTAAAGTATATTCCTCCTCGTACTCCTGTAGAAAGACAATTAACTCAAATTTGGTCTGAGGTTTTACATCTGGACTGGATTGGTATTCGTGATAATTTCTTTGAACTAGGTGGACGCTCCCTACTGGCAGTACAATTGATGTCACGGGTGCAAAAGGTATTTGGTCAACAATTACCCCTGGCTACCCTCTTCCAAGCCCCAACCATAGAGAATTTAGCCCGGCAATTAGTTCGCTCAGATAGTACCCAGCAATCATCTTGCTTAATACCCATTCAACCCCAAGGCTCAAAATTGCCCCTATTTTTTATTCCAGGGTCAGGGGGTAGTGTGGTACAATTCTATGAACTCTCTCGTTGTTTGGGGTTAGAGCAGCCTTTCTATGGCTTACAGGCTCAAGAATTAGATGATCAATCTCAACCTTTAAGTCGGGTTGAGGATATGGCCATTAGGTATCTTGAAGCTATTCGATCTGTCCAACCCCAAGGTCCTTATATTTTGGGTGGTCATTCCTTGGGGGGTAAGGTGGCTTTTGAAATCGCCCGACAACTGTTAGCGCAAGGACAAGAAATTAAATTCTTGGCCATTGTTGATGCTACTGCTCCTGTGCCTATTCAGCAAGTTTTCACCCCTGGGGATTGGCATGATGCTGAGTGGTTAAATGCGATCGCCTCTGGAGCAGCAGAAGCCTTGGGAATCACCTTGGATATCTCCTCTGAAATGTTAAATGGTTTATCTCCAAAAGAGCAGTTTAGCCACGTGGAAAATCAGTTTGTCCAAAATGGTATTTTAGCACCTGAAGACAGTGAAACCCAGTTAAAAAAATTGATTGAACTGACGAAAATTCAACATACAAGTGCTGTAAATTATCAATGTTCAGAACGGTTGGCTTTGCCAATTACACTCTTTAAGTCTGCTGAACGAGTAAATAATTCTATCATCTTTGCAGGTAATTCACTGCTAAATGAACCTACCCTGGGTTGGGATCAATTTTCCACCGAACCTGTGGTCTGTCATCTGATTCCGGGAAGTCATTATTCCATCATGGCTAATCCTCATGTCAAGGAATTAGCAGCACATTTACAAGGCTACTTAAATTAA
- a CDS encoding MBL fold metallo-hydrolase, whose amino-acid sequence MSDEKFYLKQNVVLEPLVNQWHAWSYLIAPATAAMYILNSHLKIMQSFVSAPKVHISALKSPKMMAGPFVNHDESAASDIKDLIEYLRTKQAHMLELAEAIKILNEYLETEASGFSLEEIYAKIPQSLQGFVELNYDLNNHPAMRLMEGLLYHSVYCNQVSQSIAMYVVEQDQRPFIFSTPRLKQADNLHLHIPFKHQILDQLSKMKYVPGDLQEIKEKLDIDDQDETLFVSFFTQEPPHQQPRQFDQDGVRVRYFGHACLLIESKDVNILCDPLISYNYPNASDRYTYADLPPIIDYIVITHHHHDHCVIETLLQLRHRVKTVIVPKNNGGSLADPAMKLILQSIGFKDVREIDEMEEIDITGGSITGLPFLGEHGDLNIRSKIAYLITLLGRSVMVSADSRIRDPHVCKNICNSVNKIDALFLGLQSDGAPLSWAYGSLLCKPLSRKMDNDRQVGGANFEIASSMVEQLKPNSMYVYAMGYEPWLSYMMVPDFDGPMAESKKLIDECNSKGIFSEQLFGYKEILCRLNK is encoded by the coding sequence ATGTCAGATGAAAAGTTTTACCTCAAACAAAATGTGGTTTTAGAACCGTTAGTTAATCAGTGGCACGCTTGGTCTTATTTGATAGCTCCAGCTACGGCAGCTATGTATATTCTCAATTCCCATTTAAAGATTATGCAGTCTTTTGTGTCTGCCCCAAAAGTGCATATTTCCGCCCTCAAATCACCAAAGATGATGGCGGGACCTTTTGTTAATCATGATGAAAGTGCTGCTAGTGATATTAAGGATTTGATTGAATACTTGAGGACAAAACAAGCACATATGTTAGAGCTTGCTGAAGCTATTAAAATCCTGAATGAATATCTAGAGACAGAAGCTAGTGGTTTTTCTTTAGAAGAAATATATGCAAAAATTCCTCAGTCTCTTCAGGGATTTGTTGAACTTAATTATGATTTAAATAATCATCCAGCGATGCGTTTAATGGAGGGGCTTTTGTACCACAGTGTTTATTGTAATCAGGTTTCCCAAAGTATTGCAATGTATGTTGTTGAACAGGATCAACGACCTTTTATTTTTAGCACGCCTAGATTAAAGCAAGCTGATAATTTACATCTGCATATCCCATTCAAACATCAGATTTTAGATCAACTATCGAAAATGAAATATGTTCCTGGTGATTTGCAAGAAATTAAAGAGAAATTAGATATTGATGATCAAGATGAAACACTATTTGTAAGTTTCTTTACACAAGAGCCTCCCCATCAGCAACCCCGTCAATTTGATCAAGATGGTGTCAGAGTCCGTTATTTTGGCCATGCTTGTCTGTTGATAGAATCAAAAGATGTGAATATCCTCTGCGATCCACTTATCAGTTATAATTACCCCAATGCCAGCGATCGCTATACCTACGCTGATTTACCTCCCATTATTGACTACATTGTGATTACTCACCACCATCATGATCACTGTGTAATTGAAACATTATTACAGCTAAGACATCGGGTGAAAACTGTGATTGTTCCTAAAAATAATGGCGGAAGTCTGGCTGATCCTGCCATGAAACTTATTTTACAGAGTATTGGTTTTAAGGATGTGAGAGAAATTGATGAAATGGAAGAGATAGATATTACAGGGGGTAGCATTACTGGGTTGCCATTTTTGGGTGAACATGGAGATTTAAATATTAGAAGTAAAATCGCTTATTTAATCACTTTGTTAGGTCGCTCAGTCATGGTTTCAGCGGACTCTAGAATTCGTGATCCTCATGTTTGTAAAAATATATGCAATTCAGTTAATAAGATTGATGCTTTATTTTTAGGACTACAATCTGATGGAGCACCTTTGAGTTGGGCTTATGGTTCATTATTATGTAAACCTTTAAGTCGCAAAATGGATAATGATAGACAAGTGGGAGGAGCTAACTTTGAAATTGCCAGTAGTATGGTTGAACAGTTGAAACCTAACTCTATGTATGTCTATGCAATGGGCTATGAACCTTGGTTAAGTTATATGATGGTTCCTGATTTTGACGGACCTATGGCAGAGTCGAAGAAGTTAATTGACGAATGTAATAGCAAGGGAATTTTTTCAGAACAATTGTTTGGTTACAAGGAAATTTTGTGTCGGCTCAATAAGTAG